The DNA region tgctttatttttttaaggccaagttttaaattttgtttttgcatttacaATATTATTCAATGATCTTCTTGGCCTAAGATTCTTTGCCATAGTCTTTAACTACCACACAATTGCAGCCAATGACTTTGTcaggtttcctcctctgtcaatTTTACAGGGGTCTACCCATGGTCTTAGTTTCTTATAATCACCAATAATAATGAAGTTGATTTGGTCTTGAGCACAATGGCCTACACTCACTTCACACATTACAGTTGGTCACCAGCACACAAGGATGGCCTTGGGCTCATTATTGACCCAGACATAGGACTCATGTGCAAATGGAACAGGTGAGTCATAAGAGAACCTGCTGAAATATGTCTATACAGCTATTTATCAATAATGAATactgggtgttattcacaactgataaattattgaacactacctctgaaactaagtatgtactgtatgttgactaattgaatttaaataaaaaatgattacttAATTTAGgaattaagattttcatttttcaactaTATCCATTGGTGGTACCATGGAGAGAACTTAGTCTTATGAAGATGATTTTTCAATTACCATCTTACAAACAAATactttgactacattaaaattaaatgttgacCCAGATCATTTCCACAGTATGAATTTATCTTGACTAAGCTGAGtggcagaaagcttatttaaaaaagtCAGATCCAACCATATGTCAGGTTGGATAAAGAGTGAAAGAAACTATTAAATTTAgtgaattttgtttcttggtaACCTCTGGAAGACCAGTTTCAGTAAAAGGCTGATGGGAAAAGACAGATCACAGAGAGTTATGAATGAAAAGTCACCAGCAACTATGTAGACTTCCAGTAATTAGATCTTACTTGAAGTACTTGGTCTTATGAAAAAAGATTTTAGCTTGACCCCAATGTTTTTTTAtagcttcctttatttctttattcctcagACTATAGATTATGGGGTTGAAGAAGGGCGGAAAAACTGCAAAGGCCAGAGCAATGACTGTATCCCAAAATAAGGAGTAGGTGGCAGAGAAGCAAAGGTACATGAGGGCCACACTGCCGAAGAAGAGCAGAAAAACAGTGAGGTGGGAAATGCATGTGGAAAATGCCTTGCGTCAGCCTTCAGCTGACCGAATACGTAGAATTACAGCCACAATACTAACATAGGACATGAAAATGAGCATCACGGCTGTAATAATCTCCACTGAATGGACAACATCCACTACCTGAATCATGACGATGGCTAGTGGGTCTGTGCAGGCCAAGAGTAGCACAGGGAGGAAGTCAGAAGATATACTCAAGGTGATTTGAGCCACAAAATGGCAGTGTGGAGATCCAGGCAATCTCAGGGAGGGGTGTGATGAAACCACAAACACAGCAACTGAAAGTCAGTTGGGCACACAGCCTAGGGGTCATGATAGTGGGATAATGAGGAGGGCTACAGATGGCCCGGTAGCGGTCAAATGCCATAGCTGTCAAGAGACAAACCTCGCTGATGCCAGTGGAATGGAAGAAATACATCTGCAGGAGACAACCATTTAaggaaatgctcttttttttcactcagcaggCTGGTGAACATCTTTGGTATGGTCGATGTGGTGTACCAGATCTCCAGGAAAGAAAGGGTGCTGATGAAGAAGTACATGGGAGTGTGGAGGTGAACATTCAGCTGGACCACTGTGATGATGACCAGGTTTCCAAAGACAATGAAAGTGTAAATGAAGAGCAGTGAAACAAACAGGTGACAGAACATTCCCAGGAATGAGGGAAAGCAGAGAAGATGAGCTCCTGAGTGGTGCTTTGATTGAGGCTCTCCATTTTCTAGTTGAAAAAAGGACTTCCAACTCCCAGTGCACTCAACCTTGTAGGAGATGCCTACTATTGGTCAGAGAGTAAATGTGATTACCAAATGCCAACTCTGTGTAGATCCTTGTactgaggatgtggaggaagacaaaggaagaaggaagtagTCCATACTCCATAGATGTTTACAACTAAAGTTATAGTATGGGAAAATCTCCAGTCAGAAAGCACAGTCAATATTTTAGACCAATGATTCTCTAATTTTTGCATGCTTCAGAACCATATGGAGGGCTGTTAAAACTCAGATTGCTAGTCCCTATCCTGagagtttctaattcagtagatctgggatAAGGCCAAATAATTCGCATGCCTAACACACTTCTAGGCGATTCTAATCCTACTGGTTAGGGGGACCCCATTTTAAAACCATTGTGTTTAGACAAAGAAAGAGCAAGACAAGGCAGTAAAGGAACAGCAaggtgatatttttttcctgtattcaGGTCTTACTGATTCCCTAACAACCTCCCCACAATGGTTTCAAAATTCTTTCCTCAAGCTCCCAGTTCCTCATCTGATTCTTGGCATATGTTTTAATTGAATACTATAATGGCAAAGACAAACCATCACTGGTGAATTtcaccctcttccttccctttctgtctctaacacatcctctttctctatctccatatatatgtata from Neomonachus schauinslandi chromosome 6, ASM220157v2, whole genome shotgun sequence includes:
- the LOC110573441 gene encoding LOW QUALITY PROTEIN: olfactory receptor 6K2 (The sequence of the model RefSeq protein was modified relative to this genomic sequence to represent the inferred CDS: inserted 3 bases in 2 codons; deleted 1 base in 1 codon; substituted 1 base at 1 genomic stop codon); this encodes MESLNQSTTQELIFSAFPHSWECSVTCXVSLLFIYTFIVFGNLVIITVVQLNVHLHTPMYFFISTLSFLEIWYTTSTIPKMFTSLLSEKKSISLNGCLLQMYFFHSTGISEVCLLTAMAFDRYRAICSPPHYPTIMTPRLCAQLTFSCCVCGFITPLPEIAWISTLPFCGSNHLEYIFXDFLPVLLLACTDPLAIVMIQVVDVVHSVEIITAVMLIFMSYVSIVAVILRIRSAEGXRKAFSTCISHLTVFLLFFGSVALMYLCFSATYSLFWDTVIALAFAVFPPFFNPIIYSLRNKEIKEAIKKHWGQAKIFFHKTKYFK